The genomic DNA ACGCCTGCTACCTCCTTCCATCCCTGTTACCGATCGATGCACAATCCCCGCCGTCCTGGATGCATCGATGACAAAGGCAATCCCCCTGCCCTTCTCGTTCAAGCGCCCGGTCCGACCGATGGCAGACAGAACATCGTCCAGTTTCTGTTCCGCTATCAAGGTGATTATCATCTCTTTTTCCGGTTCAAGAGTAACCCCCAGAAACTCCTCTGTCTCATCTTTTCCCGTACCCAGTCCAAAGACGACCGTACCGCCTTCCGCTCCCGCCTCCCTGGATGCTTTAACTATCCTGGCAGCTTTCCCTTTCCGGACAATCGTAAAGATGATCTTCTTGCTGTTGTTCACTTTTACGCTCATACTCTCTCTCCTTTACAGAATAGAGCAGTCCCAGAACCAACACTGCTAGAATTGAAAACAGGTAAACCATGGCTACCATGCCGAAACCGTCCATCAAGGGAATACGCCCCTCTATGGAGGAAGCCGCCCCGATAGCAATAGCCATGATAAAAGTAACTGTCATCGGCCCCGTTGCCACACCCCCCGAATCAAAGGCAATCGATACAAAAGTTCGTT from Bacillota bacterium includes the following:
- a CDS encoding P-II family nitrogen regulator — encoded protein: MSVKVNNSKKIIFTIVRKGKAARIVKASREAGAEGGTVVFGLGTGKDETEEFLGVTLEPEKEMIITLIAEQKLDDVLSAIGRTGRLNEKGRGIAFVIDASRTAGIVHRSVTGMEGGSRRTMEQECSYDLIVTIVNKGDSEKVVEASRNSGAEGGTILSGRGTGIHEQAKLFGLTIEPEKELVLTLIKNELTSRVLEAIVDEIQLNRPGKGIAFVIKVERVVGISHLMETDAGKQG